One genomic segment of Synechococcales cyanobacterium T60_A2020_003 includes these proteins:
- the coaD gene encoding pantetheine-phosphate adenylyltransferase gives MIAIYPGSFDPITLGHLDIIERGCQLFKKVIVLVSHNPGKVPLFSVQKRLEQIRTATQHLSNIEIDSFDGLTVTYAHERNAGVILRGLRVLSDFEKELQMAHTNKTLSSDIETVFLATSTEYSFLSSSLVKEIAKFGGSIDHLVPQTVALDIRRCYAKIPTQSAPHVVQTHPPVDKPTKVTPLGVLPDLEA, from the coding sequence GTGATTGCGATTTACCCTGGTAGCTTTGATCCCATTACGCTCGGTCATCTTGACATTATCGAGCGGGGGTGCCAGCTATTTAAAAAAGTGATCGTCCTGGTATCGCATAATCCGGGCAAGGTTCCGCTATTCAGCGTGCAGAAACGACTAGAGCAAATCCGCACGGCTACTCAGCATCTTTCTAATATTGAGATTGACAGCTTTGATGGTTTAACGGTTACCTATGCCCATGAGCGAAATGCGGGTGTGATTTTGCGAGGTCTTCGTGTACTATCTGACTTTGAGAAAGAGCTGCAAATGGCTCACACTAACAAGACCTTATCGTCAGACATTGAGACTGTTTTTCTAGCTACGTCAACGGAGTATAGTTTTCTGAGCAGCAGCCTTGTCAAAGAAATTGCAAAATTTGGCGGCTCTATTGATCATCTTGTTCCTCAAACTGTTGCCCTGGATATTCGCAGATGTTACGCCAAGATCCCGACTCAATCGGCACCCCACGTGGTTCAAACGCATCCCCCGGTGGACAAGCCTACAAAAGTGACTCCCCTGGGAGTTCTCCCCGATCTGGAAGCGTAG